AAATCCTAAGTCCTAATACCTAAATCTACAATGAAAGATATAAGAACTCTATCCCTCGACCAACTTAAAGATTATTTTGGGTCTTTAGGAGAAAAACCGTTTCGTGCGAAACAGGTTTACGATTGGCTGTGGAGCAAAAATCTACATTCAATAGAGGAGATGACGAATCTTTCAAAGCAGCTTCGTGACAGAATTTCTGAGGAATATACCATCAATCCTGTTTCTGTAGATCAGCTTCAGAAGAGCACAGACGGAACCATAAAAAACGGAGTGAAACTTCACGACGGTTTATTGGTAGAATCTGTTTTAATTCCGACAGAAACCAGAACGACAGCTTGTGTTTCTTCACAGGTGGGATGTTCTTTAAACTGCGAATTTTGTGCAACGGCAAGACTCAAAAGAATGAGAAATCTTGAAGTTGCTGAAATCGTAGATCAGGTTGCGTTAATCGACAGCCAAAGCAAAATGTATTTCAACAGACCGCTTTCCAATATCGTATTTATGGGAATGGGTGAGCCGATGATGAATTACAAAAATGTAGTTGAAGCGATCAGAAAAATTACTCAACCGGAAGGTTTGGGGATGTCACCAAGAAGAATCACTGTTTCTACATCCGGACTTCCGAAGATGATAAAAATGCTCGCAGATGATGATTTGCGTGTGAAATTAGCCTTGTCACTTCACTCAGCGATAGAATCTAAGCGTAACGAAATTATGCCGTTCTCGGATAAATTTCCTTTGACGGATATTATGGAGTCTCTTCAATATTGGTACAAAAAAACAGGCTCAGTCATTACTTTTGAATATTGTGTCTGGAAAGGAATTAATGATGGCGATGAAGATATTAAAGCTTTAATTAAATATTGCAAGCAAGTTCCTTCTAAAGTAAATTTAATTCAATACAACCCAATCGGTGACGGAAAATACGATCAGTGTAACAAAAAAGCCGAAGACAACTATGTTCGTCAGCTTGAAAATGCCGGAATTACCGTTATGATCCGTAAAAGTAGAGGAGGTGATATTGATGCAGCTTGTGGGCAGTTAGCCAATAAAGTTACCGACTAAATTCTATTTAATCAATATCTTCTCTAAAGGTTTTTGATTATTCTTAACAGTCCGTTTATACTTAAAATCTTATTTTTGTAGAATGAAGAAGATCATTCTATTATTTATCCTATTCTTTTTTCAGACTGCTTTTTCTCAACAGGCAGAAATTTTTAAGCTTAAAAAATATAGAATTGCAGTTCTCAACGATTCGATTCAGGAAACTTCAGGATTGAATTTTTTTGATGGTAAACTATACACCTTCAACGACAGCGGAAATCCTGCAGAATTGTATGAAATCGATAAAAATTCAGGAAAAATTTTAAAAGTTTTAAAAACAAATGCCGAAAATAAAGATTGGGAAGCATTAACCAACGATGGCAAAAACTTCTACATCGGAGATTTTGGAAACAATGCAGGAACGCGACAACATTTAAAAATTTATAAAATCCCTTTTCAAAATAATCAGTTGCAAAATGATTCAATGAAAATGATTTCTTTTTATTATCCTGAGCAAAAAGATTTTACATCGAGAAATATTAATACAGATTTTGATTTGGAATCGATGATTTATTTAAACGGTAAAATACATATTTTCACAAAAGAATGGGCTTCAAAATCGACTACGCATTACACGCTCGATCCAGAAAATTTTGAAAATCAAGCTGCCGAAAAAGTTGAATCTTACAAAACAAATTTTGTCGTTACAGACGCATCTTATTTTGATAAAAAACTTTATGTAGTAGGATATACCAAGAAAACGGAAGTCTTTCTAAATATCTTTAATGAATCTGAACCCGGAATATTTTTCAAAGAAAAACCAAGACATCTTTATTTGGGAAGTGCTTTAACAATTGGTCAGATTGAAGGAATTGCTGTTGATGAAACTGGTGTTTATATTTCCGGCGAAAAATTTTATTCACCCATCAAGAAAACCAAACCATTTTTTTATTTTATTCCCAAAGAAAAACTCCAACTTTAATTTCTGTTAAAATTGGCGGAAAAAAATTATCTTTGTGAGAATTAATAAATACTCACCCATCATTCTTACTTCGTGGCAAACATTGTAGAAGAAATCAAGCAGCCGATCAATGAGGAAATGAAACTTTTCGAGCAGAAGTTTTATGAATCTATGCAGAGCAGAGTCGCTTTACTCGATAAAGTTACCCGTTTTATTGTTACCACAAAAGGAAAACAGATGCGTCCAATGTTTGTGTTTTTGTGCGCAAAACTGATTGGAGATGTCAACGAAAAAACATATCGTGGCGCTTCAATGATCGAGTTGATTCACACGGCAACTTTGGTGCACGATGATGTGGTGGATGAAAGTTTTAAACGTCGTAATTTCTTTTCAATCAATGCATTGTGGAAGAATAAGATTGCGGTTTTAGTTGGTGATTTTTTACTTTCAAAAGCGGTTTTGCTTTCTACCGACCATAAAGATTACGATTTACTTTCCGTGATTTCCAGAACCATCAGAGAAATGTCTGAAGGTGAACTTCTTCAGTTGGAAAAAGCGAGGAAACTCGATATTACCGAAGATGTTTATTACGAAATTATCCGTCAGAAAACGGCTACTTTAATTGCTGCATGTTGCGAAATCGGAGCTTTGTCAAATGGAGCTGATGAAAATTTAGCTAAAAAAATGATGCAGTTCGGTACTTACACAGGAATGGCTTTTCAGATCAAAGATGATTTATTTGACTATTTAAGTTCAAACGTCATCGGAAAACCAGTTGGAATCGATATCAAAGAACAGAAAATGACTCTACCTTTGATTCATACTTTAAAAATAGCTAGCGAAACCGACAGAAAGTATTATTTCAATACAATTAAGCGTTACAATAATGACCAGAAACGAGTAAAAGAGCTAATCGCTTTTGTAAAAAGTTCGGGAGGATTAGACTATGCAATTACCGTAATGAAAGATTTTCAGCAAAAAGCAAAAGATATCCTTAATGAATTTCCGGATTCTCAGGTTAGAGAATCATTACATAAAATGCTTGATTACGTTATTGAAAGAAAGTTCTAAAAGATTTTTTTGTTTATTTTAATTCTCGAAGATTAGGGAAATTTAGCAGATTTAAAATAAATCAGCGCAATCTGCAAAATCAGCGAGAGATATTTATAGGTTAATTTTAAAATGATTTTAAAAAAGTTCTTAATCTAAAATCATTGTTGTAATCATAATCACCGACAAAACAATACAAAATAAAGCGGTTAAAAATAAATAATCCGCAATCTGCTCGTATCTATTCTCCATCTTTTCTTTCTTTGATCTTATTGACATAAATGAGAAAAAACAGCTGCATGCAAAAAATACACATGCAACTCCCGCAAACTCATCTAAATAAGTGTTGTGGCTCGTTTTTGTGATTTTAAGTGAGGTGATAATCAGCATCGAAAAACCCAGTAAATTGCTGGATGCATTCAGAATATGGGACGATTTTTTTTCCATTTTTTTATATTATGTAAAATTAAGATAGAATAATCTTGATTATCAAATTTTTAAAAAACATTATTGAAAATTAAAATTAATATAAAAAGTGTATATTAGCAAAATACTTCATTAATAAAATTAATTTAATATTTGGCAATGCAAACAACCTATATTGAAACTCAACAGATCTCCTTTCAAGATTTTAAAAATCAAATACTTGAAGACTATAAGTTAGGAAGAATCTCTCGTGAAATGTCTTATCTTGGCAGAAGAGAAGTACTTACCGGAAAAGCTAAATTTGGAATTTTTGGAGACGGAAAAGAGCTTCCGCAGCTTGCAATGGCAAAAGTTTTCAAAAATGGTGATTTCCGTTCAGGATATTACAGAGATCAAACCTTTGCTTTGGCAGCAGATGCTTTGACGGTTGAAAGTTTCTTTGCACAGTTGTATGCTGATACGAGTGTAGAAAGAGAACCTGCTTCAGCTGGAAGACAGATGAATGGTCACTTTGCAACAAGAAGTTTGAATGAAGACGGAAGCTGGAAAGATTTAACGGCTCAGAAAAATATTTCTTCAGATATTTCTCCAACGGCTGGTCAAATGCCTAGATTATTAGGATTGGCACAGGCTTCAAAAATATATAAGACCGTAAAATTTGACGGTTCTGAAAAATTCTCAAGAGAAGGTAACGAAATTGCTTTCGGAACAATTGGAGATGCTTCTACAGCAGAAGGTCATTTCTGGGAGACTTTGAATGCTGCTTGTGCGCTTCAGGTTCCTATGATTGTCTCTATTTGGGATGACGGGTACGGAATTTCTGTTCCAACAAAAAATCAGAGAGCAAAAGCGGATATCGCTGAAATGTTGAGCGGTTTCCAAAGAAAAGAAGGTGAAAACCAAGGTTGTGAAATTATTCAGGTGAAAGCTTGGGATTATCCTGCATTATTGGATGCTTATGCAAGAGCTGAGCAGTTTGCAAGAATGGAAAGCGTTCCTGTTGTAGTTCACGTAATTGAAGTTACGCAGCCTCAAGGTCACTCAACTTCAGGTTCTCATGAAAGATATAAGAATGAAGAGCGTTTATCTTGGGAATCTCAGTTTGACGGATTATTGAAATTCAGAGAATGGATTTTGAATTATTCAATCGAGATTGAAGGAAATGAAGAAGTTTTGGCAACTGTTGAAGAACTAGATTCAATAGATGATGAAGCTAAAAAAATGGTAAAAGCCGGACAGAAAAATGCATGGGAAAATTACCAGAAAACAATTACAGATTTAATCAATTCAGTTTTACCTTTAGTTGAAAATCTTAAAGGACAGAATACTGAAATTGAAAATTATATCAGCCAGTTCAATAAATTGGTTTCAAAAGCGAAGAAAGATGTTTTCCATTTGGTGAGAAAATCTTTATTGGCTACAAGAGGAACAAATTCTGCGGAAAGAAATCAATTGATGCAGAAATATAATGAGATTTTTGAGGTTGAAAAAGACAATTATTCTTCTCATTTGTATTCTCAGTCTCAGTGGAAAGCTGAAAATATTCAGGAAATCAAGCCAATTTATTCTGATGCTTCGGAAGATGTAGACGGAAGAGTAGTGGTAAGAAA
Above is a genomic segment from Chryseobacterium mulctrae containing:
- the rlmN gene encoding 23S rRNA (adenine(2503)-C(2))-methyltransferase RlmN — its product is MKDIRTLSLDQLKDYFGSLGEKPFRAKQVYDWLWSKNLHSIEEMTNLSKQLRDRISEEYTINPVSVDQLQKSTDGTIKNGVKLHDGLLVESVLIPTETRTTACVSSQVGCSLNCEFCATARLKRMRNLEVAEIVDQVALIDSQSKMYFNRPLSNIVFMGMGEPMMNYKNVVEAIRKITQPEGLGMSPRRITVSTSGLPKMIKMLADDDLRVKLALSLHSAIESKRNEIMPFSDKFPLTDIMESLQYWYKKTGSVITFEYCVWKGINDGDEDIKALIKYCKQVPSKVNLIQYNPIGDGKYDQCNKKAEDNYVRQLENAGITVMIRKSRGGDIDAACGQLANKVTD
- a CDS encoding polyprenyl synthetase family protein, whose translation is MANIVEEIKQPINEEMKLFEQKFYESMQSRVALLDKVTRFIVTTKGKQMRPMFVFLCAKLIGDVNEKTYRGASMIELIHTATLVHDDVVDESFKRRNFFSINALWKNKIAVLVGDFLLSKAVLLSTDHKDYDLLSVISRTIREMSEGELLQLEKARKLDITEDVYYEIIRQKTATLIAACCEIGALSNGADENLAKKMMQFGTYTGMAFQIKDDLFDYLSSNVIGKPVGIDIKEQKMTLPLIHTLKIASETDRKYYFNTIKRYNNDQKRVKELIAFVKSSGGLDYAITVMKDFQQKAKDILNEFPDSQVRESLHKMLDYVIERKF
- a CDS encoding alpha-ketoacid dehydrogenase subunit alpha/beta, encoding MQTTYIETQQISFQDFKNQILEDYKLGRISREMSYLGRREVLTGKAKFGIFGDGKELPQLAMAKVFKNGDFRSGYYRDQTFALAADALTVESFFAQLYADTSVEREPASAGRQMNGHFATRSLNEDGSWKDLTAQKNISSDISPTAGQMPRLLGLAQASKIYKTVKFDGSEKFSREGNEIAFGTIGDASTAEGHFWETLNAACALQVPMIVSIWDDGYGISVPTKNQRAKADIAEMLSGFQRKEGENQGCEIIQVKAWDYPALLDAYARAEQFARMESVPVVVHVIEVTQPQGHSTSGSHERYKNEERLSWESQFDGLLKFREWILNYSIEIEGNEEVLATVEELDSIDDEAKKMVKAGQKNAWENYQKTITDLINSVLPLVENLKGQNTEIENYISQFNKLVSKAKKDVFHLVRKSLLATRGTNSAERNQLMQKYNEIFEVEKDNYSSHLYSQSQWKAENIQEIKPIYSDASEDVDGRVVVRNNFDKIFEKYPQTLVFGEDAGNIGDVNQGLEGMQEKYGDVRVADTGIREATILGQGIGMAMRGLRPIAEIQYLDYILYCLQGMSDDLATVQYRTKGGQKSPVIIRTRGHRLEGVWHSGSPMAGILNLSKGILVLVPRNLTKAAGFYNTMLQSDDPAVIVECLNGYRLKEKQPDNLGEFTVPVGKIEVTKEGKDVTLVTYGSTWRIVMEAAEELEKLGISAEVIDVQSLIPFDLTHEIAESVKRTNRLVVIDEDVEGGTSAFILQQILEKQKAFRFLDSDPLTIAANDHRPAYASDGDYFSKPSSDDMVERIYAMFNETNPQKYPAIF